Proteins from one Nomia melanderi isolate GNS246 chromosome 3, iyNomMela1, whole genome shotgun sequence genomic window:
- the LOC116430762 gene encoding uncharacterized protein LOC116430762 isoform X1, whose product MKFLKCLVPVVIFLLAGTCHAAPGLLGELAANHGLSILDPLGLFHKDKGTRSTSNAQSFGTNLNLGPLSFSSSSASASASATANGGGSDLAAANANTQAFGGSNANAEASAIANAQGVGPSPGPDYTSNAGGIYEGGHSNYVPRNYRHHGSNIGSPLYANYGAQAGASAGANANANGAYAGAQAGAHGNAYAGASAGTYSGSSANVNQNLNSNTNANTNVNTNVNTNVNSIADTSANANTNVNTNVNTNVNTVLNTNSAKPLTSYYNSGNVEANADAHAVTNGGGTVIPEKQFPYSPGVQGPRYPGPNREIEFISNPRPVLSYPRPDVIVQPLPPPPPPPLSIHNVPPHPPHNGDSVIPVVVVDGPPYGRPIPRPRPMHRPKPKYEPLQIIVIETPEPQGQAGGVGKGYYPPSGRQPTEGGNVYPTGFSGANANANGFVNANANANANANAAASGNGFPSSPGYVHQPGIYPSSGPSYPVGSSNPFLSGSQANANAISNANANGNANGNANGNTYSGSTGIAQSPGYYPTSGANLNIGGTNPFLSGSQANANAAAIANANANANAGANAGSSSQPQYQNPFLSGAPTIPEAQNTIVPKPSSGLEHIVINTGSLANANAGATAGSQGKAQGIPTVYPGQGSGSINYAPQGGDFGPISGSAGAGSSANANAAANTVGSNGGYVQPIKSAPVIMIPAQPGIIATGPTGGQVPIKGVPIFKPSGSVYGPTGSSGANAGSKADAVSGGFNGYGGNSGNGGTGSGPILTGPSAPGFGGSGAKADAISHAGNTGFGGFGGSNGYTGQNGGSSGANAKADAISNAGSSGFGGFGGNNGYTGQNGGSSGANAKGDAISNAGSSGFGGFGGNNRYTGQNGGSSGANAKADAISNAGSTGFGGFGGSNGYTGHNGGSSGANAKADAIANAGNSGFVGNNAFGGGNGYSGSNLGGFSAGSSGANAKADAVANAGGSSGSFGGNGGYNVKGSGGSGIYGQGPSGGSSSAISNASSNAFSSGGSANSSSKSSAFTSGRGSANANAQASSSAVSTGNKSSASSYASANANTDDMLIFN is encoded by the exons ATGAAGTTCTTGAAGTGTCTTGTGCCGGTGGTAATATTCCTGCTTGCTGGGACATGCCACGCTGCGCCCG GTCTGCTCGGAGAATTGGCAGCCAACCATGGACTCAGCATATTGGACCCCTTGGGACTGTTCCATAAGGATAAAGGTACTCGATCGACGAGTAACGCGCAATCGTTCGGAACCAACCTGAACTTAGGACCTCTTTCCTTTTCCTCGTCATCGGCATCGGCATCGGCATCAGCGACCGCCAATGGCGGCGGATCTGACCTAGCCGCTGCGAACGCGAATACTCAAGCCTTTGGAGGGTCTAATGCAAACGCTGAGGCCTCAGCCATCGCTAATGCTCAAG GTGTAGGTCCTTCTCCGGGACCGGATTACACTTCTAACGCCGGTGGCATCTACGAGGGCGGTCATAGCAATTACGTTCCACGTAACTATCGGCATCACGGTAGTAACATCGGTTCCCCTTTATATGCGAATTACGGTGCACAGGCCGGCGCGAGTGCAGGAGCGAACGCCAACGCGAATGGCGCGTACGCCGGTGCGCAGGCTGGCGCTCACGGCAACGCGTACGCGGGTGCATCCGCTGGGACGTACAGTGGTTCGAGCGCGAACGTCAATCAGAACCTAAACTCGAACACGAATGCGAACACGAACGTCAACACGAATGTCAACACGAACGTGAACTCCATCGCCGACACGAGCGCAAACGCGAACACAAACGTGAACACGAACGTGAATACGAACGTGAACACCGTCTTGAACACGAACAGCGCGAAACCACTGACAAGCTACTACAATTCTGGAAACGTTGAAGCTAATGCAGATGCGCACGCGGTCACTAACGGCGGAGGAACCGTTATTCCCGAGAAACAATTCCCATATAGTCCCGGCGTTCAAGGACCACGTTATCCCGGACCTAATCGAGAAATCGAGTTCATTTCTAATCCAAGACCAGTGCTCTCCTATCCGCGGCCAGATGTAATCGTCCAACCGCTTCCTCCGCCTCCACCGCCGCCATTATCGATTCACAATGTCCCGCCGCACCCTCCGCACAATGGAGATTCGGTGATACCAGTGGTCGTCGTTGACGGTCCACCGTATGGTAGACCCATACCTAGACCAAGACCGATGCACCGTCCGAAACCGAAGTATGAGCCGTTGCAGATCATCGTGATCGAAACTCCGGAGCCGCAAGGCCAAG CAGGTGGAGTTGGAAAGGGGTACTACCCGCCAAGCGGACGTCAACCGACCGAAGGTGGCAACGTTTACCCGACGGGCTTCTCAGGAGCGAATGCTAACGCCAACGGTTTCGTGAATGccaacgcgaacgcgaacgcgaacgctaATGCAGCTGCCAGTGGAAATGGCTTCCCCAGTTCACCTGGTTACGTGCATCAACCTGGCATCTATCCTTCGAGCGGCCCATCGTATCCCGTCGGGTCCAGCAATCCTTTCCTCAGTGGATCGCAAGCGAACGCAAATGCCATCAGCAACGCCAACGCCAACGGTAACGCCAACGGTAACGCCAACGGTAACACTTATTCCGGATCGACAGGCATCGCGCAGAGTCCAGGATATTATCCGACAAGTGGTGCCAACCTTAATATAGGCGGAACCAATCCTTTCCTGTCAGGATCCCAGGCAAACGCGAACGCAGCTGCGATTGCTAATGCCAACGCCAATGCCAACGCTGGAGCGAATGCTGGCTCCTCGAGTCAACCGCAGTATCAGAATCCTTTCTTGAGCGGAGCTCCTACAATCCCCGAAGCTCAGAATACCATTGTACCGAAACCGTCCTCGGGACTGGAGCATATAGTGATCAACACAGGAAGCTTGGCTAACGCGAACGCTGGAGCGACTGCAGGCAGCCAGGGTAAAGCGCAAGGGATACCAACCGTGTATCCGGGTCAAGGTAGCGGTTCGATAAACTACGCTCCGCAAGGTGGTGACTTTGGCCCGATTTCTGGATCGGCAGGTGCTGGAAGTTCCGCGAATGCTAATGCTGCAGCGAATACCGTGGGCTCGAACGGTGGATACGTCCAGCCGATCAAGTCAGCCCCGGTAATAATGATCCCGGCGCAACCTGGCATCATCGCAACAGGACCGACTGGAGGACAAGTGCCTATCAAGGGTGTTCCGATTTTCAAACCTTCTGGGTCAGTTTATGGTCCGACTGGCTCGTCCGGTGCTAATGCGGGGAGCAAGGCTGATGCTGTAAGTGGTGGATTCAATGGCTACGGAGGAAACAGTGGCAACGGCGGTACTGGTAGCGGCCCGATCTTAACTGGTCCCTCTGCACCTGGTTTCGGAGGTTCTGGAGCTAAAGCTGATGCGATATCCCATGCCGGAAACACTGGATTTGGTGGATTTGGTGGAAGCAATGGATATACCGGTCAAAATGGAGGATCTTCCGGAGCTAACGCTAAAGCTGATGCTATATCCAATGCTGGAAGCAGCGGATTCGGCGGTTTCGGTGGAAACAATGGATATACTGGACAAAACGGAGGTTCTTCCGGAGCTAACGCTAAAGGTGATGCGATATCCAATGCCGGAAGCAGCGGATTCGGCGGTTTCGGTGGAAACAATCGATACACTGGTCAAAATGGAGGTTCTTCCGGAGCTAACGCTAAAGCTGATGCTATATCAAATGCTGGAAGCACAGGATTTGGCGGTTTCGGTGGAAGCAATGGATACACTGGCCATAACGGAGGTTCCTCTGGAGCTAACGCTAAAGCCGACGCGATTGCCAATGCCGGAAACAGCGGATTTGTTGGAAATAACGCGTTTGGTGGAGGCAATGGTTATTCCGGATCAAATCTCGGTGGATTCAGTGCAGGATCGAGTGGAGCCAATGCCAAAGCTGATGCAGTCGCTAATGCGGGAGGTTCAAGCGGTAGCTTCGGAGGCAATGGAGGATACAATGTCAAAGGATCCGGTGGATCGGGGATTTATGGACAAG GACCGTCTGGCGGGTCGTCTAGCGCCATTTCCAACGCCAGCTCGAACGCCTTCTCGAGCGGCGGATCAGCTAACAGTTCCAGCAAGTCTTCTGCTTTTACTTCCGGAAGAGGATCGGCGAACGCAAACGCGCAAGCCTCGAGCAGCGCTGTCTCGACGGGCAACAAGAGCTCAGCTTCCAGCTACGCGTCTGCCAATGCGAACACCGATGACATGTTGATATTCAACTGA
- the LOC116430762 gene encoding uncharacterized protein LOC116430762 isoform X2: MKFLKCLVPVVIFLLAGTCHAAPGLLGELAANHGLSILDPLGLFHKDKGTRSTSNAQSFGTNLNLGPLSFSSSSASASASATANGGGSDLAAANANTQAFGGSNANAEASAIANAQGVGPSPGPDYTSNAGGIYEGGHSNYVPRNYRHHGSNIGSPLYANYGAQAGASAGANANANGAYAGAQAGAHGNAYAGASAGTYSGSSANVNQNLNSNTNANTNVNTNVNTNVNSIADTSANANTNVNTNVNTNVNTVLNTNSAKPLTSYYNSGNVEANADAHAVTNGGGTVIPEKQFPYSPGVQGPRYPGPNREIEFISNPRPVLSYPRPDVIVQPLPPPPPPPLSIHNVPPHPPHNGDSVIPVVVVDGPPYGRPIPRPRPMHRPKPKYEPLQIIVIETPEPQGQGGVGKGYYPPSGRQPTEGGNVYPTGFSGANANANGFVNANANANANANAAASGNGFPSSPGYVHQPGIYPSSGPSYPVGSSNPFLSGSQANANAISNANANGNANGNANGNTYSGSTGIAQSPGYYPTSGANLNIGGTNPFLSGSQANANAAAIANANANANAGANAGSSSQPQYQNPFLSGAPTIPEAQNTIVPKPSSGLEHIVINTGSLANANAGATAGSQGKAQGIPTVYPGQGSGSINYAPQGGDFGPISGSAGAGSSANANAAANTVGSNGGYVQPIKSAPVIMIPAQPGIIATGPTGGQVPIKGVPIFKPSGSVYGPTGSSGANAGSKADAVSGGFNGYGGNSGNGGTGSGPILTGPSAPGFGGSGAKADAISHAGNTGFGGFGGSNGYTGQNGGSSGANAKADAISNAGSSGFGGFGGNNGYTGQNGGSSGANAKGDAISNAGSSGFGGFGGNNRYTGQNGGSSGANAKADAISNAGSTGFGGFGGSNGYTGHNGGSSGANAKADAIANAGNSGFVGNNAFGGGNGYSGSNLGGFSAGSSGANAKADAVANAGGSSGSFGGNGGYNVKGSGGSGIYGQGPSGGSSSAISNASSNAFSSGGSANSSSKSSAFTSGRGSANANAQASSSAVSTGNKSSASSYASANANTDDMLIFN, from the exons ATGAAGTTCTTGAAGTGTCTTGTGCCGGTGGTAATATTCCTGCTTGCTGGGACATGCCACGCTGCGCCCG GTCTGCTCGGAGAATTGGCAGCCAACCATGGACTCAGCATATTGGACCCCTTGGGACTGTTCCATAAGGATAAAGGTACTCGATCGACGAGTAACGCGCAATCGTTCGGAACCAACCTGAACTTAGGACCTCTTTCCTTTTCCTCGTCATCGGCATCGGCATCGGCATCAGCGACCGCCAATGGCGGCGGATCTGACCTAGCCGCTGCGAACGCGAATACTCAAGCCTTTGGAGGGTCTAATGCAAACGCTGAGGCCTCAGCCATCGCTAATGCTCAAG GTGTAGGTCCTTCTCCGGGACCGGATTACACTTCTAACGCCGGTGGCATCTACGAGGGCGGTCATAGCAATTACGTTCCACGTAACTATCGGCATCACGGTAGTAACATCGGTTCCCCTTTATATGCGAATTACGGTGCACAGGCCGGCGCGAGTGCAGGAGCGAACGCCAACGCGAATGGCGCGTACGCCGGTGCGCAGGCTGGCGCTCACGGCAACGCGTACGCGGGTGCATCCGCTGGGACGTACAGTGGTTCGAGCGCGAACGTCAATCAGAACCTAAACTCGAACACGAATGCGAACACGAACGTCAACACGAATGTCAACACGAACGTGAACTCCATCGCCGACACGAGCGCAAACGCGAACACAAACGTGAACACGAACGTGAATACGAACGTGAACACCGTCTTGAACACGAACAGCGCGAAACCACTGACAAGCTACTACAATTCTGGAAACGTTGAAGCTAATGCAGATGCGCACGCGGTCACTAACGGCGGAGGAACCGTTATTCCCGAGAAACAATTCCCATATAGTCCCGGCGTTCAAGGACCACGTTATCCCGGACCTAATCGAGAAATCGAGTTCATTTCTAATCCAAGACCAGTGCTCTCCTATCCGCGGCCAGATGTAATCGTCCAACCGCTTCCTCCGCCTCCACCGCCGCCATTATCGATTCACAATGTCCCGCCGCACCCTCCGCACAATGGAGATTCGGTGATACCAGTGGTCGTCGTTGACGGTCCACCGTATGGTAGACCCATACCTAGACCAAGACCGATGCACCGTCCGAAACCGAAGTATGAGCCGTTGCAGATCATCGTGATCGAAACTCCGGAGCCGCAAGGCCAAG GTGGAGTTGGAAAGGGGTACTACCCGCCAAGCGGACGTCAACCGACCGAAGGTGGCAACGTTTACCCGACGGGCTTCTCAGGAGCGAATGCTAACGCCAACGGTTTCGTGAATGccaacgcgaacgcgaacgcgaacgctaATGCAGCTGCCAGTGGAAATGGCTTCCCCAGTTCACCTGGTTACGTGCATCAACCTGGCATCTATCCTTCGAGCGGCCCATCGTATCCCGTCGGGTCCAGCAATCCTTTCCTCAGTGGATCGCAAGCGAACGCAAATGCCATCAGCAACGCCAACGCCAACGGTAACGCCAACGGTAACGCCAACGGTAACACTTATTCCGGATCGACAGGCATCGCGCAGAGTCCAGGATATTATCCGACAAGTGGTGCCAACCTTAATATAGGCGGAACCAATCCTTTCCTGTCAGGATCCCAGGCAAACGCGAACGCAGCTGCGATTGCTAATGCCAACGCCAATGCCAACGCTGGAGCGAATGCTGGCTCCTCGAGTCAACCGCAGTATCAGAATCCTTTCTTGAGCGGAGCTCCTACAATCCCCGAAGCTCAGAATACCATTGTACCGAAACCGTCCTCGGGACTGGAGCATATAGTGATCAACACAGGAAGCTTGGCTAACGCGAACGCTGGAGCGACTGCAGGCAGCCAGGGTAAAGCGCAAGGGATACCAACCGTGTATCCGGGTCAAGGTAGCGGTTCGATAAACTACGCTCCGCAAGGTGGTGACTTTGGCCCGATTTCTGGATCGGCAGGTGCTGGAAGTTCCGCGAATGCTAATGCTGCAGCGAATACCGTGGGCTCGAACGGTGGATACGTCCAGCCGATCAAGTCAGCCCCGGTAATAATGATCCCGGCGCAACCTGGCATCATCGCAACAGGACCGACTGGAGGACAAGTGCCTATCAAGGGTGTTCCGATTTTCAAACCTTCTGGGTCAGTTTATGGTCCGACTGGCTCGTCCGGTGCTAATGCGGGGAGCAAGGCTGATGCTGTAAGTGGTGGATTCAATGGCTACGGAGGAAACAGTGGCAACGGCGGTACTGGTAGCGGCCCGATCTTAACTGGTCCCTCTGCACCTGGTTTCGGAGGTTCTGGAGCTAAAGCTGATGCGATATCCCATGCCGGAAACACTGGATTTGGTGGATTTGGTGGAAGCAATGGATATACCGGTCAAAATGGAGGATCTTCCGGAGCTAACGCTAAAGCTGATGCTATATCCAATGCTGGAAGCAGCGGATTCGGCGGTTTCGGTGGAAACAATGGATATACTGGACAAAACGGAGGTTCTTCCGGAGCTAACGCTAAAGGTGATGCGATATCCAATGCCGGAAGCAGCGGATTCGGCGGTTTCGGTGGAAACAATCGATACACTGGTCAAAATGGAGGTTCTTCCGGAGCTAACGCTAAAGCTGATGCTATATCAAATGCTGGAAGCACAGGATTTGGCGGTTTCGGTGGAAGCAATGGATACACTGGCCATAACGGAGGTTCCTCTGGAGCTAACGCTAAAGCCGACGCGATTGCCAATGCCGGAAACAGCGGATTTGTTGGAAATAACGCGTTTGGTGGAGGCAATGGTTATTCCGGATCAAATCTCGGTGGATTCAGTGCAGGATCGAGTGGAGCCAATGCCAAAGCTGATGCAGTCGCTAATGCGGGAGGTTCAAGCGGTAGCTTCGGAGGCAATGGAGGATACAATGTCAAAGGATCCGGTGGATCGGGGATTTATGGACAAG GACCGTCTGGCGGGTCGTCTAGCGCCATTTCCAACGCCAGCTCGAACGCCTTCTCGAGCGGCGGATCAGCTAACAGTTCCAGCAAGTCTTCTGCTTTTACTTCCGGAAGAGGATCGGCGAACGCAAACGCGCAAGCCTCGAGCAGCGCTGTCTCGACGGGCAACAAGAGCTCAGCTTCCAGCTACGCGTCTGCCAATGCGAACACCGATGACATGTTGATATTCAACTGA
- the LOC116430762 gene encoding uncharacterized protein LOC116430762 isoform X3, with translation MKFLKCLVPVVIFLLAGTCHAAPGLLGELAANHGLSILDPLGLFHKDKGTRSTSNAQSFGTNLNLGPLSFSSSSASASASATANGGGSDLAAANANTQAFGGSNANAEASAIANAQGVGPSPGPDYTSNAGGIYEGGHSNYVPRNYRHHGSNIGSPLYANYGAQAGASAGANANANGAYAGAQAGAHGNAYAGASAGTYSGSSANVNQNLNSNTNANTNVNTNVNTNVNSIADTSANANTNVNTNVNTNVNTVLNTNSAKPLTSYYNSGNVEANADAHAVTNGGGTVIPEKQFPYSPGVQGPRYPGPNREIEFISNPRPVLSYPRPDVIVQPLPPPPPPPLSIHNVPPHPPHNGDSVIPVVVVDGPPYGRPIPRPRPMHRPKPKYEPLQIIVIETPEPQGQAGGVGKGYYPPSGRQPTEGGNVYPTGFSGANANANGFVNANANANANANAAASGNGFPSSPGYVHQPGIYPSSGPSYPVGSSNPFLSGSQANANAISNANANGNANGNANGNTYSGSTGIAQSPGYYPTSGANLNIGGTNPFLSGSQANANAAAIANANANANAGANAGSSSQPQYQNPFLSGAPTIPEAQNTIVPKPSSGLEHIVINTGSLANANAGATAGSQGKAQGIPTVYPGQGSGSINYAPQGGDFGPISGSAGAGSSANANAAANTVGSNGGYVQPIKSAPVIMIPAQPGIIATGPTGGQVPIKGVPIFKPSGSVYGPTGSSGANAGSKADAVSGGFNGYGGNSGNGGTGSGPILTGPSAPGFGGSGAKADAISHAGNTGFGGFGGSNGYTGQNGGSSGANAKADAISNAGSSGFGGFGGNNGYTGQNGGSSGANAKGDAISNAGSSGFGGFGGNNRYTGQNGGSSGANAKADAISNAGSTGFGGFGGSNGYTGHNGGSSGANAKADAIANAGNSGFVGNNAFGGGNGYSGSNLGGFSAGSSGANAKADAVANAGGSSGSFGGNGGYNVKGSGGSGIYGQDSTSASTSAIIQGIESGWILIK, from the exons ATGAAGTTCTTGAAGTGTCTTGTGCCGGTGGTAATATTCCTGCTTGCTGGGACATGCCACGCTGCGCCCG GTCTGCTCGGAGAATTGGCAGCCAACCATGGACTCAGCATATTGGACCCCTTGGGACTGTTCCATAAGGATAAAGGTACTCGATCGACGAGTAACGCGCAATCGTTCGGAACCAACCTGAACTTAGGACCTCTTTCCTTTTCCTCGTCATCGGCATCGGCATCGGCATCAGCGACCGCCAATGGCGGCGGATCTGACCTAGCCGCTGCGAACGCGAATACTCAAGCCTTTGGAGGGTCTAATGCAAACGCTGAGGCCTCAGCCATCGCTAATGCTCAAG GTGTAGGTCCTTCTCCGGGACCGGATTACACTTCTAACGCCGGTGGCATCTACGAGGGCGGTCATAGCAATTACGTTCCACGTAACTATCGGCATCACGGTAGTAACATCGGTTCCCCTTTATATGCGAATTACGGTGCACAGGCCGGCGCGAGTGCAGGAGCGAACGCCAACGCGAATGGCGCGTACGCCGGTGCGCAGGCTGGCGCTCACGGCAACGCGTACGCGGGTGCATCCGCTGGGACGTACAGTGGTTCGAGCGCGAACGTCAATCAGAACCTAAACTCGAACACGAATGCGAACACGAACGTCAACACGAATGTCAACACGAACGTGAACTCCATCGCCGACACGAGCGCAAACGCGAACACAAACGTGAACACGAACGTGAATACGAACGTGAACACCGTCTTGAACACGAACAGCGCGAAACCACTGACAAGCTACTACAATTCTGGAAACGTTGAAGCTAATGCAGATGCGCACGCGGTCACTAACGGCGGAGGAACCGTTATTCCCGAGAAACAATTCCCATATAGTCCCGGCGTTCAAGGACCACGTTATCCCGGACCTAATCGAGAAATCGAGTTCATTTCTAATCCAAGACCAGTGCTCTCCTATCCGCGGCCAGATGTAATCGTCCAACCGCTTCCTCCGCCTCCACCGCCGCCATTATCGATTCACAATGTCCCGCCGCACCCTCCGCACAATGGAGATTCGGTGATACCAGTGGTCGTCGTTGACGGTCCACCGTATGGTAGACCCATACCTAGACCAAGACCGATGCACCGTCCGAAACCGAAGTATGAGCCGTTGCAGATCATCGTGATCGAAACTCCGGAGCCGCAAGGCCAAG CAGGTGGAGTTGGAAAGGGGTACTACCCGCCAAGCGGACGTCAACCGACCGAAGGTGGCAACGTTTACCCGACGGGCTTCTCAGGAGCGAATGCTAACGCCAACGGTTTCGTGAATGccaacgcgaacgcgaacgcgaacgctaATGCAGCTGCCAGTGGAAATGGCTTCCCCAGTTCACCTGGTTACGTGCATCAACCTGGCATCTATCCTTCGAGCGGCCCATCGTATCCCGTCGGGTCCAGCAATCCTTTCCTCAGTGGATCGCAAGCGAACGCAAATGCCATCAGCAACGCCAACGCCAACGGTAACGCCAACGGTAACGCCAACGGTAACACTTATTCCGGATCGACAGGCATCGCGCAGAGTCCAGGATATTATCCGACAAGTGGTGCCAACCTTAATATAGGCGGAACCAATCCTTTCCTGTCAGGATCCCAGGCAAACGCGAACGCAGCTGCGATTGCTAATGCCAACGCCAATGCCAACGCTGGAGCGAATGCTGGCTCCTCGAGTCAACCGCAGTATCAGAATCCTTTCTTGAGCGGAGCTCCTACAATCCCCGAAGCTCAGAATACCATTGTACCGAAACCGTCCTCGGGACTGGAGCATATAGTGATCAACACAGGAAGCTTGGCTAACGCGAACGCTGGAGCGACTGCAGGCAGCCAGGGTAAAGCGCAAGGGATACCAACCGTGTATCCGGGTCAAGGTAGCGGTTCGATAAACTACGCTCCGCAAGGTGGTGACTTTGGCCCGATTTCTGGATCGGCAGGTGCTGGAAGTTCCGCGAATGCTAATGCTGCAGCGAATACCGTGGGCTCGAACGGTGGATACGTCCAGCCGATCAAGTCAGCCCCGGTAATAATGATCCCGGCGCAACCTGGCATCATCGCAACAGGACCGACTGGAGGACAAGTGCCTATCAAGGGTGTTCCGATTTTCAAACCTTCTGGGTCAGTTTATGGTCCGACTGGCTCGTCCGGTGCTAATGCGGGGAGCAAGGCTGATGCTGTAAGTGGTGGATTCAATGGCTACGGAGGAAACAGTGGCAACGGCGGTACTGGTAGCGGCCCGATCTTAACTGGTCCCTCTGCACCTGGTTTCGGAGGTTCTGGAGCTAAAGCTGATGCGATATCCCATGCCGGAAACACTGGATTTGGTGGATTTGGTGGAAGCAATGGATATACCGGTCAAAATGGAGGATCTTCCGGAGCTAACGCTAAAGCTGATGCTATATCCAATGCTGGAAGCAGCGGATTCGGCGGTTTCGGTGGAAACAATGGATATACTGGACAAAACGGAGGTTCTTCCGGAGCTAACGCTAAAGGTGATGCGATATCCAATGCCGGAAGCAGCGGATTCGGCGGTTTCGGTGGAAACAATCGATACACTGGTCAAAATGGAGGTTCTTCCGGAGCTAACGCTAAAGCTGATGCTATATCAAATGCTGGAAGCACAGGATTTGGCGGTTTCGGTGGAAGCAATGGATACACTGGCCATAACGGAGGTTCCTCTGGAGCTAACGCTAAAGCCGACGCGATTGCCAATGCCGGAAACAGCGGATTTGTTGGAAATAACGCGTTTGGTGGAGGCAATGGTTATTCCGGATCAAATCTCGGTGGATTCAGTGCAGGATCGAGTGGAGCCAATGCCAAAGCTGATGCAGTCGCTAATGCGGGAGGTTCAAGCGGTAGCTTCGGAGGCAATGGAGGATACAATGTCAAAGGATCCGGTGGATCGGGGATTTATGGACAAG ATTCGACCTCGGCGTCGACGTCAGCTATCATCCAGGGCATTGAATCTGGCTGGATCCTAATTAAATGA